A window from Pseudomonas frederiksbergensis encodes these proteins:
- a CDS encoding TolC family outer membrane protein produces MTAPTRFFVPLFSLSLMTLPVLADASSDRADLLGVYRQAVEHDAQLSAARHDYQARRESVPQARAGLLPTLNAGSTVESVRMQRDEPGLTRSRSTAVFQASLNQPLFRADRWFQLEAAHASTAQAELELGAKEQGLVLTTAQAYFETLRALDLLAASKAEEAALKRQQQQAQARLENGASSITDVLDAQAAYDNAGANRKLAERKVEDAYEGLARLTRQDYSSIEGIAHQLPVELPAPNDANEWVSHAVRQNLALQASNYAVIAAEQTHRQRKAGYAPTVDAVASWRKGDNDSFGYSNPTDFGRDGYRGNVAQGSIGVELNIPLYSGGMTRSQVREATERLAQSEDEREDRRREVVQNTRNFYRAVNSDIEQVMARRQTIHSGQASVKANQVGRDLGSRNTADVLNAQRQLYSAVREYNNARYDYIIDTLKLKQAAGTLSPTDLTDLAMYLTKDYDADRDFLPPEERRAL; encoded by the coding sequence ATGACTGCCCCCACCCGTTTTTTTGTTCCGCTGTTCTCCCTCTCGTTAATGACTCTCCCGGTGCTGGCCGACGCCAGTTCCGATCGCGCCGATTTGCTCGGGGTTTACCGTCAGGCGGTTGAACATGACGCGCAGCTTTCGGCGGCGCGGCATGATTACCAGGCGCGGCGCGAAAGTGTCCCGCAAGCTCGGGCCGGATTATTACCAACGCTCAACGCCGGTAGCACGGTCGAGTCGGTGCGTATGCAACGTGATGAGCCAGGCCTGACACGCTCGCGCAGTACGGCGGTATTTCAAGCCAGTCTCAACCAGCCGCTGTTTCGGGCCGATCGCTGGTTTCAGCTCGAAGCGGCTCACGCCAGTACCGCCCAAGCCGAGCTGGAATTGGGGGCCAAGGAACAGGGGCTGGTGCTGACAACCGCCCAGGCTTATTTCGAAACTTTACGTGCGCTGGATTTGCTGGCGGCGTCCAAAGCCGAGGAAGCCGCGCTCAAGCGCCAGCAGCAACAGGCCCAGGCGCGTCTGGAGAATGGTGCCTCAAGCATCACCGATGTGCTCGACGCTCAGGCCGCTTATGACAACGCCGGTGCCAATCGAAAACTCGCCGAGCGCAAGGTTGAGGATGCGTATGAAGGGTTGGCCCGTCTGACACGCCAGGATTACTCGTCAATCGAAGGCATTGCGCACCAGTTGCCGGTGGAGCTTCCGGCCCCCAACGATGCCAATGAGTGGGTGAGCCATGCGGTACGGCAGAACCTTGCCTTGCAAGCCAGCAATTATGCGGTGATCGCCGCCGAGCAAACCCATCGCCAGCGCAAGGCCGGTTATGCTCCGACCGTCGACGCGGTGGCGTCGTGGCGCAAGGGCGACAACGACAGCTTTGGCTACAGCAACCCGACGGACTTCGGCCGGGATGGCTACCGGGGCAATGTGGCCCAAGGCAGCATCGGCGTGGAGTTGAACATTCCGTTGTACAGCGGTGGCATGACCCGTTCGCAAGTGCGCGAAGCGACCGAGCGCCTGGCACAAAGTGAAGACGAGCGCGAAGACCGGCGCCGCGAAGTGGTGCAGAACACCCGCAATTTCTATCGCGCGGTCAACTCCGATATCGAACAGGTGATGGCCCGCCGACAGACCATTCACTCCGGCCAGGCCTCGGTCAAGGCCAACCAGGTGGGCCGTGACCTGGGCTCGCGCAACACCGCTGATGTGCTCAACGCCCAACGTCAGTTGTACAGCGCGGTGCGTGAATACAACAACGCGCGATACGACTACATCATCGACACGCTCAAACTCAAACAGGCGGCGGGGACATTGAGCCCCACCGACCTGACGGATCTGGCGATGTACCTGACCAAAGACTACGACGCCGATCGCGATTTCCTGCCGCCCGAGGAGCGCAGGGCGCTCTGA
- the queC gene encoding 7-cyano-7-deazaguanine synthase QueC codes for MTRKAVIVFSGGQDSTTCLIHALPLYDEIHCITFDYGQRHRAEIEVAQQLSKQLGVKVHKVLDTSLLNELAISSLTRDHIPIARSTGEGVPDTFVPGRNILFLTLASIYAYQVGAEAVITGVCETDFSGYPDCRDEFVKAMNKAIELGMDYKLRVETPLMWLNKAETWALADYHEKLDLVRYRTLTCYNGIMGSGCGDCDACTLRAKGLSEFLEDRAEVSKSLKTKIKQ; via the coding sequence ATGACCAGAAAGGCCGTTATCGTTTTCAGCGGCGGACAGGATTCAACCACCTGCTTGATCCACGCATTGCCGCTGTACGATGAAATTCATTGCATTACGTTTGATTATGGCCAGCGCCATCGTGCGGAAATCGAAGTGGCGCAACAGCTTTCAAAGCAGCTTGGCGTGAAGGTGCACAAGGTATTGGACACTTCATTGCTAAACGAACTGGCTATCAGCAGCTTGACGCGCGATCACATTCCCATTGCAAGGAGTACCGGAGAGGGCGTGCCTGATACGTTCGTGCCGGGCAGGAATATCCTGTTTTTAACGTTGGCTTCTATTTATGCCTATCAAGTAGGTGCGGAAGCTGTCATCACGGGTGTTTGTGAAACGGATTTCTCTGGCTATCCGGATTGTCGAGATGAGTTTGTGAAGGCTATGAATAAAGCTATTGAGTTGGGGATGGATTATAAATTGCGAGTTGAGACGCCGCTTATGTGGCTGAATAAAGCTGAGACCTGGGCTTTGGCTGATTATCATGAGAAGTTGGATTTGGTTCGTTACCGTACATTGACTTGCTATAACGGAATAATGGGAAGTGGGTGCGGTGACTGTGATGCATGTACTCTTCGTGCGAAAGGTTTGAGTGAGTTTTTGGAAGATAGAGCTGAGGTGAGTAAAAGTCTAAAAACTAAAATAAAGCAGTAG
- a CDS encoding DUF6124 family protein, which produces MKKITSIGIEPSDLPADDTIDSSRPAKVAEQLVSVPLRTHTRPASASYFFAVVPDVDTEALLCHASETLASLSVMATDLARELEGPRRHVIVGIQQLSALGELLVNRALDNLEPPRGSSESRPMASAE; this is translated from the coding sequence ATGAAAAAGATCACTTCAATCGGTATCGAACCGTCAGACCTTCCGGCTGATGACACCATCGATTCATCCCGTCCCGCCAAAGTCGCCGAACAACTCGTCAGCGTGCCTCTGCGCACTCACACACGTCCCGCCTCTGCGAGCTATTTCTTCGCCGTCGTTCCGGATGTCGACACGGAAGCTCTGCTCTGTCACGCCTCTGAAACCCTTGCCTCCCTCAGTGTCATGGCCACCGATCTTGCCCGTGAACTGGAAGGTCCTCGTCGCCATGTCATTGTGGGTATTCAGCAACTGTCGGCGCTGGGGGAATTGCTGGTCAATCGAGCGCTGGACAACCTGGAGCCGCCCCGGGGATCGTCTGAAAGTCGTCCGATGGCCAGTGCTGAATAA
- a CDS encoding type I secretion system permease/ATPase, which yields MSNEGRGAESPMADTGLVCLVMLARFHSVAASAEQLAHEFAPAQQPFTPRELLLAARKLGLKAKSVNTTIPRLDRTPMPAIAADGDGTFFIIAKLDQGKALIQDPRSERPEVITFEALAARWTGELLLVRSEAGLPGETSRFDFTWFIPAIVKYRKLLGEVLLVSFALQLFALVTPLFFQVVMDKVLVHHGLTTLDVIAAGLLGIMIFESALSGLRSYVFAHTASRIDVELGSRLFRHLINLPLAYFQARRVGDSVARVRELENIRSFLTGNAITLLLDVLFSLVFILVMFYYSGWLTLIVLLSLPLYVLVSLFVTPLLRARLQDSFTRGAENQAFLVETVNGIDTVKSMAVEPQAIRKWDNQMAAYVAAGFKTQTLSTVANESVSLIGKLVTVATLWLGARLVIDGQLSVGELIAFNMLAGRVSGPIMRLAQLWTSFQQTGVSVQRLGDILNTRTELSQATRSALPPIKGQIEFDQVHFRYRTDGSEVLRGVSLQIDAGEVIGVVGRSGSGKSTLTRLLQRLYVPERGRVLVDGMDLALADVSSLRRQIGVVLQDNMLFNRSIRENIALSDPGAPLEAVMHAATMAGAHEFILELPEGYDTMVGEHGTSLSGGQRQRVAIARALIGNPRILIFDEATSALDYESERIIQQNMQSICAGRTVIIIAHRLSAVRDANRILVVDRGQIVEQGSHAELLTHQAGHYSRLHRMQQG from the coding sequence ATGAGTAATGAAGGAAGGGGCGCTGAGTCGCCCATGGCAGACACAGGTCTTGTGTGTCTGGTGATGCTGGCCCGGTTTCATTCGGTGGCAGCCTCCGCCGAGCAGTTGGCCCACGAGTTCGCCCCCGCGCAACAGCCGTTCACGCCCCGTGAACTGCTGCTCGCCGCACGCAAGCTGGGGCTCAAGGCCAAATCGGTCAACACCACCATCCCCCGTCTGGACCGTACGCCAATGCCTGCGATTGCGGCCGATGGCGACGGGACGTTTTTCATCATTGCCAAGCTGGACCAAGGGAAGGCGCTGATTCAGGACCCGCGATCGGAGCGTCCTGAAGTCATCACCTTCGAGGCCCTGGCGGCGCGCTGGACCGGTGAATTGCTGCTGGTGCGTTCCGAGGCCGGGTTGCCGGGTGAAACCTCGCGGTTCGACTTCACCTGGTTCATTCCCGCCATCGTCAAATACCGAAAGCTGTTGGGCGAAGTGCTGCTGGTGTCCTTTGCCTTGCAGCTGTTTGCGTTGGTGACGCCGTTGTTTTTCCAGGTGGTCATGGACAAAGTGCTGGTGCATCACGGTCTGACCACCCTCGATGTGATTGCCGCCGGGCTGCTGGGCATCATGATCTTCGAGTCCGCCTTGAGCGGTCTGCGCAGCTACGTGTTTGCCCATACCGCGAGCCGTATCGACGTGGAGCTGGGGTCGCGATTGTTCCGGCATTTGATCAACCTGCCACTGGCGTATTTTCAGGCGCGACGGGTCGGTGATTCGGTCGCCCGAGTACGCGAACTGGAGAACATTCGCAGCTTCCTGACCGGCAACGCCATTACCTTGTTGCTGGATGTGCTGTTCTCTCTGGTGTTCATCCTGGTGATGTTTTACTACAGCGGTTGGCTGACCCTGATCGTGCTGCTGTCGTTGCCCTTGTACGTGTTGGTCTCGCTGTTTGTCACGCCGCTACTGCGTGCCAGGTTGCAGGACAGTTTTACTCGCGGCGCGGAGAACCAGGCGTTTCTGGTAGAGACCGTGAACGGCATCGACACAGTGAAATCCATGGCTGTCGAGCCCCAGGCGATCCGTAAGTGGGATAACCAGATGGCGGCCTATGTTGCTGCCGGTTTCAAGACCCAGACCTTGTCCACTGTTGCCAATGAAAGCGTGTCGTTGATCGGCAAACTGGTCACCGTGGCGACCCTCTGGCTGGGGGCTCGATTGGTGATCGATGGTCAGCTGTCGGTGGGCGAGTTGATTGCCTTCAACATGCTCGCCGGTCGCGTCAGCGGCCCGATCATGCGCCTGGCGCAGTTATGGACCAGTTTCCAGCAAACGGGTGTTTCGGTGCAGCGCCTGGGCGATATCCTCAACACCCGCACCGAGCTTTCCCAGGCTACTCGCAGCGCGTTGCCCCCTATCAAGGGGCAGATCGAATTCGACCAGGTGCATTTCCGTTATCGCACCGATGGCTCGGAAGTCTTGCGCGGGGTCAGCTTGCAGATTGATGCCGGCGAGGTGATTGGCGTGGTGGGGCGTTCCGGTTCCGGTAAAAGCACCCTGACGCGACTGCTTCAGCGCCTGTACGTGCCCGAGCGCGGACGGGTGCTGGTCGATGGCATGGACCTGGCACTGGCCGACGTTTCCTCCCTGCGCCGGCAGATCGGCGTGGTGTTGCAGGACAACATGCTGTTCAACCGCAGCATCCGCGAAAACATCGCCTTGAGCGATCCGGGCGCACCGCTCGAAGCGGTCATGCACGCGGCTACCATGGCCGGCGCTCACGAGTTCATTCTGGAGTTGCCCGAGGGCTACGACACCATGGTAGGGGAGCACGGCACCTCACTCTCCGGCGGCCAGCGGCAACGGGTGGCCATCGCCCGTGCCCTGATCGGCAACCCGCGGATTCTCATCTTTGATGAGGCCACCAGCGCGTTGGACTATGAGTCCGAACGGATCATCCAGCAGAACATGCAAAGCATCTGCGCAGGTCGCACGGTGATCATCATCGCCCACCGATTGTCGGCGGTTCGCGATGCCAATCGCATTCTGGTGGTCGATCGCGGGCAAATCGTCGAGCAGGGCAGCCATGCCGAATTGCTCACGCATCAGGCCGGCCACTATTCGCGTCTGCACCGTATGCAACAGGGCTGA
- a CDS encoding HlyD family type I secretion periplasmic adaptor subunit, with protein sequence MSATPSLLQRYRHAWLDSWRQRKQMDSVQRLPHEAQFLPAALELQDTPVHPAPRIFVWSIMGFAVLALLWACIGKIEVVAVAPGKIVPNGKTKLIQSSETAVVRAIHVSDGQAVKVGELLVELDPTAADADVRRIQSDLLAARIDSARSAAMLDAINQQKPPASLIGAIANANPEQVLSAQRWLQGQYQEYRSNLELVDAEILQRSAEIQSAQAQVASLRQTVPIATQLAEDYQRLLAQQYVARHEYLEKEQARLDLQRQLSVQQASVLQSTAAQGEARRRREGVVAQNRRAMLDLQQEANQKAASLVQELAKARYQETLTSLKAPVDGTVQQLAIHTVGGVVTPAQPLMVIVPLDQPVEVEAMLKNKDVGFVRAGQPVTVKVETFTFTKYGTVDGEVLSVSNDAIDDEKRGPIYSSRIHLKTDHLMINGQRVALSPGMSVTAEVKTDQRRVIEYFLSPLQQHMDESFRER encoded by the coding sequence ATGAGCGCAACGCCTTCGTTATTGCAGCGTTATCGCCACGCCTGGCTAGACTCCTGGCGCCAGCGCAAACAGATGGACAGCGTGCAGCGCCTGCCACATGAAGCGCAGTTTCTCCCCGCCGCGCTGGAGTTGCAGGACACCCCCGTGCATCCGGCACCGAGAATCTTTGTCTGGAGCATCATGGGGTTCGCCGTGTTGGCGCTGCTGTGGGCTTGCATCGGCAAGATCGAAGTGGTGGCGGTCGCACCGGGCAAGATCGTTCCCAATGGCAAGACCAAGCTGATTCAATCCAGCGAAACGGCGGTGGTCAGAGCGATCCATGTCAGTGACGGTCAAGCGGTGAAAGTCGGTGAGTTGCTGGTCGAACTCGACCCGACGGCGGCGGACGCCGACGTCAGACGGATTCAGAGTGACCTGCTGGCTGCACGCATCGACAGCGCCCGTAGTGCAGCAATGCTCGACGCGATCAATCAGCAAAAACCACCGGCATCGCTGATCGGAGCGATTGCCAACGCCAACCCGGAGCAGGTGCTCAGCGCTCAACGCTGGTTGCAAGGTCAGTATCAGGAGTACCGCAGCAATCTGGAGTTGGTAGACGCGGAAATCCTTCAGCGCAGCGCCGAAATCCAGTCTGCCCAGGCCCAGGTGGCCAGTCTGCGACAAACCGTGCCGATCGCCACGCAACTGGCCGAGGACTACCAGCGGCTATTGGCGCAACAGTACGTGGCGCGTCATGAATACCTGGAAAAGGAACAGGCCCGACTGGACCTGCAACGTCAGTTGAGTGTGCAGCAAGCCAGCGTGTTGCAATCCACCGCCGCCCAGGGGGAGGCGCGGCGTCGGCGCGAAGGTGTCGTTGCACAAAATCGCCGCGCCATGCTCGACCTGCAACAAGAGGCCAACCAAAAAGCCGCGAGCCTGGTTCAGGAACTGGCCAAGGCCCGGTACCAGGAAACCCTGACCAGCCTCAAGGCCCCGGTGGACGGCACCGTCCAGCAATTGGCCATCCACACGGTCGGCGGCGTGGTCACACCGGCCCAGCCGTTGATGGTCATCGTCCCGCTTGATCAGCCGGTCGAAGTGGAAGCAATGCTGAAAAACAAGGACGTCGGTTTCGTCCGAGCCGGCCAACCGGTCACAGTCAAAGTGGAAACCTTCACCTTCACCAAATACGGCACCGTCGACGGCGAAGTGCTCAGCGTCTCCAACGACGCCATCGACGATGAAAAACGCGGCCCGATCTACAGCAGCCGCATTCACCTGAAAACCGACCATTTGATGATCAACGGCCAGCGCGTGGCGCTGTCGCCGGGGATGTCGGTGACGGCGGAAGTGAAGACCGATCAGCGGCGGGTGATCGAGTACTTTTTGAGTCCGTTGCAACAGCATATGGATGAGAGTTTTAGGGAACGGTAA
- a CDS encoding helix-turn-helix transcriptional regulator gives MHKKDRTENLKNNIKYLIKSRGETRLSLCNASGLTRTTIYNILEGRVIHVQQSTIRKISDFFGVSYKEIETIDFEEKETIESSVSPQGNMNPAAVPVIKECLLIESLDKRIGELAITHPLTYYFGTACNLIGVLLENEISGMNEPGDILIVKKGSSTGDGEKLAYDTTTKKLRITTDGFDTDTSYIIGIVIEERFNGK, from the coding sequence ATGCACAAGAAAGACAGAACGGAAAATTTAAAGAACAACATCAAGTACCTGATAAAGAGCCGCGGAGAGACCCGGCTTTCCTTGTGCAATGCTAGCGGATTGACCCGAACGACCATCTACAACATTCTGGAAGGAAGGGTTATCCATGTACAACAATCAACGATTCGAAAAATATCGGATTTCTTTGGTGTGTCTTATAAAGAGATAGAGACAATAGATTTTGAAGAGAAAGAAACAATAGAGAGCAGTGTATCACCACAAGGGAATATGAACCCCGCAGCAGTCCCGGTCATTAAAGAGTGCTTACTGATTGAAAGCCTGGACAAAAGAATTGGTGAGTTAGCCATAACGCATCCGCTGACATATTACTTCGGCACGGCCTGCAATTTAATAGGTGTACTTCTGGAGAATGAAATTAGTGGCATGAACGAACCGGGAGATATCTTGATAGTGAAGAAGGGCTCGTCAACTGGCGATGGAGAAAAATTGGCGTACGACACAACAACAAAAAAACTACGCATTACCACGGACGGGTTTGACACCGACACTAGCTACATTATTGGGATAGTGATCGAGGAGAGATTTAATGGTAAATAA
- a CDS encoding queuosine precursor transporter has protein sequence MVNNNEAENSKYKLLGFEKNKNLVVVMVISTGKIIKIKIGEVLRSEIIDNLSKGEIKDIYRKYYSGGTAPTTYEMNDRNERSWMIYVALNVLLLSLYIFTNIAATKLVYLQSFDIVIPPAVFLYPLTFLVVDLLNETYGLRLARRALLFAFSSNALIVLLMNGVIYLPGLPGWKLDAPYAEVVTQVSSVLVASSVSFLFSEYVNSYLLCKIKELTNSRFLFLRVFFSTFFAVIIDSILFCFIAFYGAMQNSDILSMIYAQIAIKMCFAVFNVFPAYGARSLFKKYIPEAKTA, from the coding sequence ATGGTAAATAACAACGAAGCCGAAAACAGCAAATACAAATTATTGGGTTTTGAAAAAAACAAGAACCTTGTCGTTGTTATGGTGATTTCCACAGGGAAGATAATAAAAATAAAGATAGGCGAGGTATTAAGAAGCGAAATAATAGATAACCTAAGCAAAGGGGAAATCAAGGACATATACAGAAAATATTACTCTGGCGGGACCGCGCCGACCACCTACGAAATGAATGATCGTAATGAACGATCCTGGATGATCTATGTAGCTTTAAATGTACTTCTGCTTTCACTTTACATCTTCACAAATATTGCCGCGACTAAACTCGTATATTTGCAATCGTTTGACATCGTCATACCTCCTGCTGTTTTTCTTTACCCTCTAACATTTCTAGTCGTAGATTTATTGAACGAGACCTACGGACTTAGATTAGCAAGGAGAGCCCTACTATTTGCCTTTTCAAGTAACGCACTAATTGTTTTACTAATGAACGGTGTCATTTATTTACCTGGACTACCCGGATGGAAACTTGATGCTCCGTATGCAGAAGTCGTGACTCAAGTGTCGTCAGTTCTAGTAGCTTCATCAGTTTCGTTTCTTTTCTCGGAATACGTAAACTCTTACTTGCTTTGCAAGATAAAAGAGCTCACAAATTCCAGATTTCTATTTTTGCGCGTATTTTTTAGCACTTTCTTCGCAGTAATAATAGATAGCATTCTTTTTTGCTTTATTGCGTTTTATGGCGCAATGCAAAATAGCGACATACTTAGTATGATCTACGCACAGATAGCTATAAAAATGTGCTTCGCTGTATTTAATGTTTTCCCAGCTTACGGAGCAAGATCATTATTTAAAAAATACATACCTGAAGCCAAAACCGCTTAA